A genome region from Lycium ferocissimum isolate CSIRO_LF1 unplaced genomic scaffold, AGI_CSIRO_Lferr_CH_V1 ctg11913, whole genome shotgun sequence includes the following:
- the LOC132041844 gene encoding peroxidase 5-like encodes MPQSFWIQPQRIQQKKTIQQTIRAYEAMEVIDEAKAELESICPQTVSCSDIIAFAARDSAFKLGGIRYSIPAGRRDGRVSIKDEPNEHLPPFTLNARELEENFAKKGLSLDEMVTFWAHSIGRTHCSSFADRLYSFNSTHPQDPTMDPRLAKQLRKRCPNPSNSGVDPTVPLDVVTPNRLDNKYYVNLKNNRGLLTSDQTLWSSPSTARMVRSNAIHGANWARNFVAAMVKMGSIEVMSGMQGEIRKNCRSCELINQ; translated from the coding sequence ATGCCTCAATCCTTTTGGATTCAACCCCAGAGAATCCAGCAGAAAAAGACCATCCAGCAAACAATCCGAGCTTACGAAGCTATGGAAGTGATCGACGAAGCAAAAGCTGAACTAGAATCAATTTGCCCACAAACAGTTTCTTGCTCAGATATAATTGCATTTGCTGCAAGAGATAGTGCATTTAAGCTTGGAGGCATTAGATATTCAATACCAGCAGGTCGTCGAGACGGAAGAGTATCCATTAAAGATGAACCAAACGAACACCTTCCACCATTCACCTTAAATGCTAGAGAGCTTGAAGAAAATTTCGCGAAAAAAGGACTTTCTTTAGATGAAATGGTCACTTTCTGGGCACATTCTATTGGAAGAACTCATTGTTCTTCCTTTGCCGATAGACTTTACTCTTTCAATTCTACTCACCCGCAAGATCCCACAATGGATCCTAGATTAGCAAAACAATTGAGGAAGAGATGTCCGAATCCTTCTAACTCAGGGGTTGATCCAACTGTTCCACTTGATGTTGTTACACCAAACAGGTTGGACAATAAGTACTATGTCAATTTGAAGAATAATAGGGGATTGTTAACCTCGGATCAGACGCTATGGAGTAGTCCTTCAACGGCTAGGATGGTAAGGAGTAACGCGATTCATGGTGCAAATTGGGCTCGTAATTTTGTAGCTGCGATGGTGAAAATGGGATCCATAGAGGTTATGAGTGGCATGCAGGGAGAGATCAGGAAGAACTGCAGGAGTTGTGAATTAATTAATCAGTGA